Part of the Herpetosiphonaceae bacterium genome is shown below.
GCGGCTGCCGTCCGGCTGCAACGGCGTGGTCACGATGTGCTGGTGCTTGAGAAGCGGGACAGGCCCGGCGGTCGCGCCTATGTCTATCGGCAGAACGGCTTTACATTCGACGGCGGCCCGACGGTGATCACCGCGCCGTGGCTGATCGATGAACTCTTCCAGGAGGCCGGTCGTCGCACTGAAGATTACGTACGGATGGTGCCGATCGATCCCTTTTACCGGATCTTTTTTCACGACGGCACGCACTTCGACTACACGGGCGATACGCAGCGGATGATCGAGCAGATCCGGCGCTTCAATCCCGACGATGTGCCGGGCTACCAGGAGTTTGTGCGCCGCACCGAGACGATCTTCGACGTGGGCTTTACCCGCCTCGGCGATCAGCCGTTCCTCAAGCCCTGGGATATGATCAAGATCATTCCCGATATGATCAAGCTGGAGTCGTATCGCACGGTGTACGGCTTTGTCGGTCAGTTCGTCAAGGATGAGCGCGTGCGGCAGGTGCTCTCGTTCCACCCGCTGCTGGTCGGCGGCAATCCGTTTCAGACCACCTCGATCTACACGCTGATCCATTTTCTGGAGCGCAAATGGGGCGTTCACTTCGCGCTGGGCGGCACTGGCGCGATCATTGATGGGCTGGTGCGGCTGTTCGCGGAGTTGGGCGGCGAGCTACGGCTCGACACCGAGGTGCAGCAGATCGTCGTCGAGAACGGCAAGGCGACCGGCGTGCAGCTACCGGACGGTACGATCGAAAAGGCCGATGTGGTGGTCTGCAACGGTGAGGTCGCGTTCGCCTACAACAAGCTCCTGCCGGTCAGGGCACGGCCTACGTGGAGCGATCACCGGCTGGCGCGCACGCGCTACTCGATGTCGCTGGTGGTGATCTACTTCGGCACCGATCGGCAGTATCGCGGCACGGACGGCCCTGAGTTGAAGCACCACGATATTATTCTCGGCAAGCGCTACAAGCCGCTGCTGGACGATATTTTCACCAAGAAAGTGCTCGCCGAGGATTTTTCGCTCTATCTGCACATGCCGACGCTCACCGATCCGTCGCTGGCACCGCCCGGCTGCGATGCGTTCTATGTGCTGTCGCCGGTGCCGCATCTTGGGTCGGGCACGGACTGGCGCGCGGCGGCAAAGCCCTACCGCGATAAGATCATGCGCTTCCTTGAGGAGCGCTACCTGCCCGGCCTGAGCAGGCATCTCGTCGCCGAGCATATGATCACGCCGCAGCACTTCCACGATACGCTCAACTCGTACCTGGGCAGCGCCTTCTCGGTCGAGCCGATCCTGCGGCAATCGGCCTACTTCCGCCCGCACAACCAGAGCGAGGATATTCCCAATCTGTACTTCGTCGGCGCGGGCACGCATCCGGGTGCGGGGCTGCCGGGCGTGCTCTCGACGGCGCGCATCGCCGAGAAGCTGATCTGCGGCGACTACGCCCCGCCGAACGAGCCGGTCGCGCAGGCGGTGGCGTCGGGTGCGGCTGCGAGGTGATGCCAAAACGAACGCAGCCACGATCGCGCGGTCGTGGCTGCGTGCTGGTACCAACTGCTACTCATCCAACAATATCATTCACCACGATCGCAAGCCCGTCGACCGCTGTCGCAACGGCTGTTTCGCCAGATCGGAGGTGTTGGATAACGCGGTAGCCTGCATCAGTCGGCTGCGTGTACACCCGGATCGTGCCCTCGTGGAGATCGACGAGCCAGACCTCTGGAATGCCAGCCTGTGCGTAGCGTGGCAGCTTCACATCGCGATCATACTCAAGCGATGTATCCGCAACTTCGATCAGCAGCAGAACATCGGATGGTGTTGGTAATGCCTGCGCATAAAAATCTGGCTGCATGCGTAAAAGGGCAAGATCGGGCTGTGGCTCGGAATAATCCGTTAGTTGGATCGGATTCTGGACGCTCACGATCACGAGCTGCCCGACCTGACGACTGACCTGCGCCGTGAGCCGATTTACGCACGCGATGTGTCGGCTGCCAATCGGACTCATCTTCCAGATCTCTCCATCAAGAAGCTCAACACGGTCGTCCTCGTGCAATATGCCGGTTTCCGCCATGCGTTGATATTCGGTGACGGTAAACTGCCGTCGTGCGAATGCCATCCTGTCTCACCTGCCTTTACAAGGCTCATTTGGAACAACAGATGTTCCCATCATACCACGGAAGAAACGCCGCCGTCCCGATCACACGATCGGGGCGGCGGGCTGATGCTACGGAATAATTGGTCTGTGCCGGGCGATTCTAGCGCGATTCAGCGCCCAGGCGTCCGAGCAAGACCTTGTACGGATTGGGCTGATCCGGGTGGAACTCGAAGCGCGCGCGCTCGAACCACTGCGTCTGGCCGGTCCAGCCGTCAGGATTCTTCTCGACGTTGACGCTGGTCAGCGGCAGGCCGAAGAGCGCCAGGCTCTCGCGCTCGCTCACGCCGGGATCGCCGAACTCAAGGCCGTGCGAGCGCCAGTAGCTCAGGAACGGCTCGCACAGGTTGTGCTGCGTCTCCGCAAAATACTTACAGCCGCGCTTGGGCTGCTCGCGCGGCAGCGTCTCCCAGGGTCGGCCCTGCTTGTAGAGCAGATCGCCGCCGAGGCGTCCGAGCAGCACATCGTAGGGCGCGGCCTTTTCGGGGTGCAGCTCCAGGCGGTTGCGCTCGAAGATCTGCATGCGATACCTGCCGTCGAGCGTCTGCCGCTCCGACTCCGCATCCAGCGGAAAGCCGAAGACCGGCAGGCCGCCGCTCTGGTTCCAGTAATCCAGCAGCCGACCGCTCACGGTCTGGCCCGTCTCTGGGAAGGTCCGCGAGTTGCCCGGCGGAGGCGTGGGCTGCGGCGTGGGCTGTGGCGTTGGCTGCGGCGTGGGCTGCGGAGCAGCGCCGCCCGGAGCGGTGAAGCGCGTGTACCGAATGTCGGGGCCGGACGGCAGAAACGCCTCGTAGGCGACATGCCCGACAAGCGTCGATCCGGCCACGCCCGCGACATCGACGTTCACATCGAAGGGCGCGCCGTTGACCGAGGCGTTCGCGGCGGGGTGCCAATCCTGGCCCAGCGGCTTCACCATATAGTAGATCTCCCACTCGCCGCTGTTCTTGCTCGACCACGCGACATGCAGGTTGCCGCCCGCGTCGGCATCGATCGCCACCGATCCCGCTGCGTCGCCGTCCGAGATCGGCTGCACGCTCCACGTGCCGCCGGTCTGCTGCGCCCAGAACGCGCCGACGCCGACCGCGCGCCATGCGGCATAGACCGCGCCGCTCGGCGCGACGGTGATCGTCGGATCGGCCTCGAAGCCGCCGCCCGAAGTCACCTGGCCGATCGCAAAATTCGCGCCGGTCCAGGGTCCGGCAAAAATATCGCCCTTGGCATTGCCGAAGATCACGTACAGGCTGTTGTTCGGCCCGGCGGCAAGGCGCGGTCGCGCCAGCGGCTCCGCCTGATTCGTCACCAGGATCGGGCCGTTCCACTTGACGCCGTCGTCGGAGAAGCTCGCCAGGAGCGCAGGAGCATCGTTGACGAAGCTGCGCCAGACGACAAAGGTGCGCCCGCCGCTGGTGACGGCAATATCGACGAAGTGGGCGAAGCTCAGCCCCGAAACGATGACCTGCTCGCCGACGTTGGGCGCGCGGTACATGATCCGCGAGCCATTTTCGGACCAGACGCTGCGGAAGTCGCCCGTGCCGTTCGGCCCTGCGGCAACCGCGTGGTTGAAGTATGAGGGATTACCGGTTCTGCCAAGCACGGCGCTGGAGGCGAGGCCCTGACCGCCGCCGCGCTTGATCGCCAGCACGGAATCGCCGCTGCTGTAGGCCAGCGCAAGCTGATCGCCCGACTGAGCGAGGCTAGGAAACTTAACATTCTGGCTGGAGCCCGACACGCTCTCGATATATTCGCGCTGTGCCGGTGCTGAAGCCTGGACCGACGCTAGCGTGAGCACAAGCAGCATAGCGAAGATCGAGGATTTGAGTAGTCGCATACGGTCCTTCTCTTTCTTCAAGACGGCGCCATCGCCGTACGTAAGCTGCGGCAATCGCCCGTAGCCCGCGACGCCTTAGGGCCGCAGTTATAGCACAATTGTCTAAATCAGGCAAAGAGAGCGGGCTATTTAAGTCGATTGGCGCACCGGATCACAGGTGGGACGCAGCGGCTTGCACGAGCCTGCGGCAGAGCGGTACGGTAGCTTTCTGTAAATCAGGCAAAGCGCCATTGCTACCGCCGTCCGGTTCGCTATAATACACTTTTGTTCAGGAGAGAATCATGCTGCGAACCCATACGTGCGGCGATTTACGCGCCGAACACGCGGGCCAGACCATAACATTGACCGGATGGCTCAACCGCCGCCGTGATCACGGCCCTTTGATCTTCATCGACCTACGCGACCGTTACGGACTGACGCAAGTTGTCGCCGATAAAACCGATCAGCCTGAGGCGCACGCCGCCCTTGAGCAGGCGCGCAACGAGTACGTGTTGCAGATCGAGGGCGTGGTGCGCGAGCGGCCAGCCGAGGCGCGCAATCCCGATCTGCCGACCGGCACGATCGAGGTCGTTGCCACGGGCGTCACAGTGCTCAATGCCGCCAGGCAAACGCCGCTCTACGTCAGCCGCGAGGGCGGCGAGGACGAGACGCTGCGGCTCAAGTACCGCTATATCGATCTGCGGCGGGCGCGTATGCAGCGCAACATCGTGCTGCGTCACCAGGCGATCAAGTTTATGCGCGATTACCTCTCGGCGCGCGACTTCCTCGAAATCGAAACGCCGATGCTGATGGCGTCCACGCCCGAAGGCGCGCGCGATTACCTCGTGCCGTCGCGGATTCATCCCGGCGAGTTCTACGCGCTGCCGCAATCGCCGCAGCAGCTCAAGCAGTTGTTGATGGTCGCGGGCTTCGACAAATATTTCCAGGTGGCGCGCTGTATGCGCGACGAGGATTTGCGCGCCGATCGACAGCCGGAGTTTACTCAGCTTGACATCGAGATGAGCTTTGTCGAGCAGGGCGACGTGCTCGATCTGATCGAGGGGCTGATCGCCGAGATGGTGCAGACGCTCGTGCCGCACAAGCGCATCGTCACGCCGTTTCCGCGCCTGACCTACCAGGAGGCGATCGAGCGCTACGGCTCGGACAAGCCCGATCTGCGCTATGGCCTGGAGCTGGTCGATATTTCCGAGCTGGTCGCGGACTCGCAGTTCGGCGTGTTCACCACGGCGCTTGAGCGCGGCGGACAGGTCAAGGGCATGCGCGTTCCCGGTGTCGGCAGCTACTCGCGCAAGCAGCTCGACGAGCTGAATGAGGTTGCGCGGATCGGCGGGGCCAAGGGCGTGGCCGCGATTGCCGTGGAGGCCGATGGCGTCAAGTCGTCGATCGCTAAGTTCTTTAGCGATGAGCAGATGCGGGCGATCGTAGAGCGGCTCGGCGGCGCGGCGGGCGATCTGCTGGTCTTTGTGGCCGACCCCGACCGCAATGTAGTTGCGGCATCGCTCGATAAGCTGCGCCGCGAGTTCGCCGCGCGCCTTC
Proteins encoded:
- a CDS encoding phytoene desaturase, with the translated sequence MRIIVIGSGFGGLAAAVRLQRRGHDVLVLEKRDRPGGRAYVYRQNGFTFDGGPTVITAPWLIDELFQEAGRRTEDYVRMVPIDPFYRIFFHDGTHFDYTGDTQRMIEQIRRFNPDDVPGYQEFVRRTETIFDVGFTRLGDQPFLKPWDMIKIIPDMIKLESYRTVYGFVGQFVKDERVRQVLSFHPLLVGGNPFQTTSIYTLIHFLERKWGVHFALGGTGAIIDGLVRLFAELGGELRLDTEVQQIVVENGKATGVQLPDGTIEKADVVVCNGEVAFAYNKLLPVRARPTWSDHRLARTRYSMSLVVIYFGTDRQYRGTDGPELKHHDIILGKRYKPLLDDIFTKKVLAEDFSLYLHMPTLTDPSLAPPGCDAFYVLSPVPHLGSGTDWRAAAKPYRDKIMRFLEERYLPGLSRHLVAEHMITPQHFHDTLNSYLGSAFSVEPILRQSAYFRPHNQSEDIPNLYFVGAGTHPGAGLPGVLSTARIAEKLICGDYAPPNEPVAQAVASGAAAR
- the aspS gene encoding aspartate--tRNA ligase is translated as MLRTHTCGDLRAEHAGQTITLTGWLNRRRDHGPLIFIDLRDRYGLTQVVADKTDQPEAHAALEQARNEYVLQIEGVVRERPAEARNPDLPTGTIEVVATGVTVLNAARQTPLYVSREGGEDETLRLKYRYIDLRRARMQRNIVLRHQAIKFMRDYLSARDFLEIETPMLMASTPEGARDYLVPSRIHPGEFYALPQSPQQLKQLLMVAGFDKYFQVARCMRDEDLRADRQPEFTQLDIEMSFVEQGDVLDLIEGLIAEMVQTLVPHKRIVTPFPRLTYQEAIERYGSDKPDLRYGLELVDISELVADSQFGVFTTALERGGQVKGMRVPGVGSYSRKQLDELNEVARIGGAKGVAAIAVEADGVKSSIAKFFSDEQMRAIVERLGGAAGDLLVFVADPDRNVVAASLDKLRREFAARLQLADESVLHFGWVYDFPAFEWDEEEQRWNAMHHPFTSPRDEDLTLLDTDPGKVHAKAYDLICNGYEAGGGSIRIHRRDVQARLFSLLNISPEEQQRKFGHMLEAFEYGAPPHGGIALGIDRLILLLADEDNIREVIAFPKTQRAEDLMLGSPSPVDERQLKDLHLRIVEDDK
- a CDS encoding Uma2 family endonuclease, translating into MAFARRQFTVTEYQRMAETGILHEDDRVELLDGEIWKMSPIGSRHIACVNRLTAQVSRQVGQLVIVSVQNPIQLTDYSEPQPDLALLRMQPDFYAQALPTPSDVLLLIEVADTSLEYDRDVKLPRYAQAGIPEVWLVDLHEGTIRVYTQPTDAGYRVIQHLRSGETAVATAVDGLAIVVNDIVG